The Nitrospira sp. SG-bin1 sequence TGTGCTGTTCCGGACGGGGACGGACTTTGCGGTGTTGGATCGATCGCGAGGGGAATGGGGTGAGCCGGCCGACGACATCACGGCGATGACGATCAACTATCTGCTCAATTCCCTGATCCGATGGGGCAGGATCGAGGGGCCCTTCGAGGTTCTTTTTCGCTTGTTCTGGGAGACCTATGTGGACGCGAGTGGCGACAAGGAAGTGACGGACACAGCGGCGCCGTTCTTCGCTTTTCGCGGCTTGGTCGTGGCGAGCCCGGTCTGGTATCCCAATTTGTCGATGGACATCCGACGCAAACTCTTTCGATTCATTGAAAACGTGCTCGACGTGCCGCGCTTCGAGCCGGAGCGGGTGAATGAGTACTGCGGAGGATAATGTCTAACAGCACTCGTCGATCAGATGGCTTTGCCGTTTGGCTCACTGGCTTGCCCGCGTCCGGCAAGAGTACCATTGCCGCTGCGTTGAAACGGAAACTTGAAGCACTGAGGTTCTCGGTTGAAGTATTAGAGTCTGATGCGGCAAGGCGAGTGCTCACGCCGACTCCGACCTATTCATCAGCGGAGCGCGACCTCTTCTACCGTGCCCTGGCTTTCATGGGAGCGAAGCTCGTATCGTATGGCGTCACGGTCATCTTCGATGCGACGGCCAATAAACGTTCGTACCGTGACTTCGCGCGAAGCCTGATCCCTCGATTTATCGAAGTGGCGGTGGAATGCCCATTAGCGGTAGCGATGCAGCGCGACTACAAGGGAACCTATCAGCGTGGACAGCGCGGCGAATCGTCGACCGTGCCGGGGTTACAAGATCCCTACGAAGCGCCGGTTAATCCGGAAGTCAGGATCGATACGACGAAGGTAAAAGCCATCGAAGGGGTTGAGCTGATCATGGAGGTGCTGCAGCACGAATTAAAGAGATGAGCTGGCGGCCTTCACTGTAACCATCAGTCCTCACAAGATACCGCCCAAATCATCCCCCCCGCATGTTCCGCACCTAAGTGCCGGTTTCTTGTCACAGGTCAGTAGGCTGCAAGCGGACTTGATCACTAACTTGCGACCGGTCTGGTCACCCTTTGGGTGAACGTCTTTCATGACTCCAAGCCTACGTGCGCTTGTCGGCATTCAGGCAAGCCATTATAATAGCCACTAATATAGCCTATTGGTGGGTGATTATGCCGCAGGTCGATGAGTTCGTTTCGGTGAGCGAGGCCAAAAATAAGCTGTTGGATTTGATCCGACGCATGAAGCACAAGCAGGAAATCGTTGCGATCACGCGCGACGGCGTTCCTTCAGCGGTGCTGCTGAGCATGGACCAGTTCGAGGGGCTGATGGAGACAATTGAAATCCTAAGCGATCAAAAGGCGATGCGGGGACTCCGTCGGTCGTTGAAACAGGCAGAGAAGGGGCAGTGGGTCTCGCATGCGGCCGTATTTGGCCGTGATACTCAGTGAAAGCATATCGGGCACGCTATTCTAAGGAAGCGGCTGAGCGAATCCGGAAACTCCATCCTCAAGTCAAACGTGAGATCAAACAAGGTATCAAAGAACTCCTCGTAGCTCCACTAGCCGGACATGCGCTTCAGTTCGGATTAGCGGGGTTGCGGGCCTCTCGTATTCGGACGTATCGAATTATCTATCGGCTCAATGATGACGAATCCTGCATCGACGCGTCTTTGTGGGACCACGTCGGAACGTTTACGAAGAACTGAGAACGCTCCTCCTGTCAGAGCCTGGAAGGAATTAAACTTCCCCCCGCGTCACGATAGGTAGCGCCTAAACCATCTCCCCGCATGGTCCGCCACCTGTTCCAGCGTACCTGGTTCCTCGAAGAGGTGCGTCGCGCCGGGGACGATGATCAATTTCTTTTCGCAGGTCAGCAAATCGTAGGCGGCCTGGTTCATCTCAATGACCGGTTCATCCTGGCCTCCGACGATCAGCAACGTCGGCACGGTGACCGATGGCAGATAGGGTTCAGCCAGGTCCGGTCTTCCGCCCCGCGACACCACGGCCTTGATGTTCGATGGTTCTCGCGCGGCAGCTTGCAGAGCGGCTCCGGCGCCGGTGCTGGCGCCGAAATAGCCGATGCTCAGATTGTTTGTTCGCGGCTCGGCTTCCAACCAGGCCTTCGCCAGCAACAACCGATCCGCCAGCAGATCGATATCGAACACGTTGCGCCGATCATCCGATTCCTCTTCGGTCAGAAGATCCAGCAGGAGCGTGGCAAGTCCATCTTGTTGTAGATGGCGGGCGACGAAATTGTTACGAGGACTCAATCGTCCGCTGCCGCTTCCATGCGCAAAGATGATGACTCCGCGCGAACCGGTCGTGAGTCCAAGGATGCCTTCCAGGATAAGTTCCCCTTTTGTGATTCTGACGGGCTGTTCGTGCCGGGATGTCATGGTCGTTTTATTTCTTGGCAGGACCGCAGGGAGCCGGCCGGTTGAGCCCCGGCGGTAATTTGGTCTTCTCGTCGACGCACGCGGTATTGAGTTGTGTCTGTGTAAGACCGATGACCGCCGTGAGTGTGGCGCCCGTGAGGTTCGCGCGGCGCACGTCCGCGGAGTCCAGGCGTGCCCCGCTCAAATCGGCTGAAACAAATGTGGCATCTTGCAGATTCGTGTCCTGAAGATTGGCGCGGGTCAGGTTGGAGTGGCCGAAATTCGCCTCGCGAAGGTCCGCGCCCACGAAATTGGCCGAGTCCAGATTGGCTCGATTGAATTGACCTTGCCGGAAGGAGGCTTTCGGAGCGTAAATTTCGCTCAGATCGCCGTTCATGAAGTTCGTGTGCCATCCCTTGGCCCCGATCAGGACCGCCCGGTTGAGGTGGGCGTCCAGGAAGTTCGTTTCATCGAGGAGGGCGTGATACAGAATGGCCATGCGTAGTTTCGCCGAGCTCACATCCGCCTTGACCAGAGCGGCCTCTTCAAGGTTGGCTCCCTCCAGGTCGGCCCCGGACAGATCCGCGCCGTTCAGAGTGACATACCGGAGATCGGCCCCTCGGAGAATCGCGTCCTTCAGATTGGTCCCGCGCAAATTCGCTTCGTCCAGATAGGCGCTTTCCAGGTCCGCCTCGATCAGTCGGGCCTGCTCCAGTTGCGCGCGGTCCAGCAATGAGCCCTGCAGATTGGCGCGAGAAAGATTGGCATTGGTCAAGACGGTGCGACGCAGATCGGTGCCGGTCAGATCAGCATTCACCAGGACCGCGTTTTTGAGCGTCGTTCCGTACAAATACGCCTCGGCGAAGTTGCCGTCGGTCAAGTCGGCGGAGGTGAGATCGGCTCCCTCCAACTGCGCCCGCTCGAATGAGGCTTCACGCAATTTGGCGCTGACCAGAACGGCGTCGAACAGAGCGGCTTCATCGCCGACGGCACGAGAGAGATCCGCGCCCGTCAGTCGGGCACGACGCAGGTCGGCGCCGGACAGGTTACTGTCCTTGAGAACGGCCTTGGCGAGGTCGGCTCCGGCCAGACTGGCCTGGGCCAGGTTGACCTGAGCCAGGTTCGCTTGACGCAGGAGCGCGCCCTCCAGATCGGCCCGTTCAAGATTCGTCCCAGCCAGTGTCGCCCGGGTCAGGTCCGCCTGGCAGAGCTCCATGCGCTTGGCATTGGGGTTGCCTCGATACTCCACCCATCGTTCATGCGACTGCACGAGCGCTTGCAACGTTTTGGCGGGGACAAGCCTTTTCTTGTACGGACTTTTGCAAGGGGGGACCGCAGGTGATGCCGTGTTGGAAGCGGATGGATCTGCCGCCCAAGCCCATGGGAGATCGAATCCGATGAGGATGGCAATTCCTACGATCACGATCGACACAAAGGCTCTCTTCATTCGTGTCTCCTTCATAAGATGTTCGATATACGGTCTACTGCCTGGGTCAACGTCTGCAAGGCCGGAGAAATCCGAACGTCATAGGCCGGCACGGCCTCGAGGACTCGCAGCGGTTCAGGAAGTCGTCCCAACTGAGCAACCACATGGCGCCGCAGTTCGGCGAGTTCGGGCGATGCCGCAAGGCGGCGACCATTCGTCATGACAGGGTGGAGCAGTGGTTCGCCGGACAGTTGATCGTGGTCTGTCGTCACGACGTCGTAATCGAACCCGCCGTCACTTCTATAAAACCGAAAGACTTGCTTGCGCCCCGGCCACGTGGCTTTGCCTTCCGACCGTTTGCGGGAGGGACGGCCCGCATATTCCTGGAGTTTATAGGCACAGTCGAGCGAGGGAGCATCGGACGAGGTTGTCACAGCCGTTCCAACGGCGAAGCTGTCGATCGGCGCCCCGGTGTGGACCAGCTCGCTTACCCGATATTCATCGAGGTTGCCGCTGACCAGAATTTGTGCGCCAGGCAAGCCTCCTGCATCGAGGATACGTCGAACCTTACGGGCATGGTCGGCCAGGTCACCGCTGTCCAGCCGTACCCCCTTGATCGTCATACCATGGGCTTGAAGAGTCTTGGCCAACGAGACGACTTTATCAGCGGCCGCTTCCGTGTCGTAGGTGTCGAGCAGGAGAACCACGTTGTCCGGTCGGGCTTGGGCAAAGTGCTCGAAGGCGATGAGTTCATCTTCGTGGGCTTGCACGAATGAATGGGCCATCGTGCCGTACTGCGGAATGCCGTACATCATGCCGGCCAGGACGGTTGCCGTTCCGGCGAAGCCTATCAAAAAACACGCCCGCGCGGCGAGCAGACCTGCCTCGGCACCATGCGCACGGCGCAATCCGAAATCGATGAGCGGCTTTCTTTCTGCGGCCAGCACCGACCGGACGGCCTTGGAGGCCACCATGGTTTGAAAGTTCAACAGGTTCATGACACGACTTTCGACGAGCTGAGCTTGCGGAAGGGGCGCGACGATCCTGACGATCGGCTCGTGGGGAAAAAAGATGGTTCCTTCGAGCATCGCCTCGACATTCCCCGTGAACCGGAGGGCTTCCAAGTAGTGCAGAAACTGCGAGCTGAGTTGCTTCGATTGATCCAGCCAGGCCAGTTCTTCGCGGGTAAAGTGCCATTCCGAGAGATAGTCCAACACCTGTTCAAGGCCGGCTGCCACCAAGAAGTTTCGATGGGGGGGCAGCTTGCGGACAAAGAACTCGAACACGGCCGACCCCTCCATCCCTTCTTCCAGATAGGCCTGGGCCATCGTGAGTTCATATAGATCCGTCAGCAGAGCGCTCGTCGATGGATTCATGTTCCAGGCCTCTCCCACCGAACCGACACTGCTCCCAAGCGGATCATTTCCTCCTCGGCCCGGCGGCCATCGTCAGGACGAAGGTTGACCGCCTTGATGGCATCCGCCAGCAAACAGACATCGTAGCCTAGTATGCGCGCATCCTTGACGGAGTTCAGCACGCAATAGTCCGTCGCCAATCCACCGATGAACAGACGTCGCACTTTGAGGGCGCGAAGGTGCCGATCCAGCGCGGTGCCGTGGAACGCCGAGTAGGCCTCCTGGTCCCGATCGATGGCCTTGTAAATGATGACGGCCGATGGCGGTGTCATAAACGACGACGGCGGCAGCGAACCGGGTAATCCGGCGACACAATGAGGTGGCCATGGCCCGCCCTGCGGCTGGAACGAGCAATGGTCGGGTGGGTGCCAATCGCGAGTCATGAACATGGGGAGATGTCGTGCCTGGAATTGTCGAACATAATTATCCAGGATGGGAAGAACGGTCTCACTTCCGCTGATGGCAAGTGTGCCGCCCGGTAGGAAATCACGTTGGATGTCCGTAATGAGCAAGGCGTCGGATGTGGTCAGGGAAATCATGGTAGTGATTGCGAAGCCGGGAATCCAATAATCTCTTGATCCGGTCCGGAATCCACATGTTTCAGATCACCGATCGTCAGATCGATCAGCGGCCTCGTTGTGACAACAGGCGAATGTACGCCACCGCGTCCTGCATTTCTCCGTCGGTGAGTTGGCCGCGCCACGAATGCATCGGGCTGAAGACGACGCCGTGCTCGATGGTCCGCAGTAACTCCTCATCGGACTTCAGGAACGATTGAAAGCGCTGAAAATCGGCCGGAGCAACTTTCAGCGAAGCGGCGGCAGGTCCGTCGCCACGGCCGCTTGGTCCATGACAACTTTCACAATGTTGCTCGTACACGGCTTTCCCACGTGCAGGGTCGGGAGGATAATCTTGGGCGGAGAGGGAGGATATCGACGGACCGCTCACCAGCAGGACTCCACAGAGCCCTGCCGCAACGAATCGATGCCCGGTGAACCGCCGCGAAACTGTGAGCATGGGGCTTAACTCTTTTTCGTCGTGTGAGCGATGAACGGGCTGAAGAGCTGCCGCAATTTTTTACTTCCGCACGCCGGACATTGGACGTCGCCCGCTTCATGCTCCTTCAAGGTCACCACGATCAACGATTCCTTCCCGCATTCGAGGCATTGATAGTCGTACATCGGCATGGTGCGCCCCCTTTCGATCATCAGCCAACAATCATGAGCGGATAGGTCCCCTGGTGGAGGAGGGCATGGGACACACTGCCGAGTACCATACGGGTGAGGCCGCGGCGCCCCCGGGACCCTACCAGGATAAGATCGGGATTCAAGGCCTTGGCTTCCTCGAGAATTCCATCAACGGGAGTACCCAATGTGGTCACCACGCGGGTTTGGTAGCCATTGGGTTTAAGCGTGGTCGCCATTTCATCGAGGAAGTCTCTGGCTTTGCCGAGGGAATGGGTCTCCATGTGCTCGGCCGAGACGGCATCCACCGGCCAGGGCGGCCTGGTATGGGGAAGAACGGTGAACAAGGTGATGATGGGCGGTTCACGAAAGGGTTTCCGTCGAAGAAAGGCCAAGGCATGGTCCGCATCGTAGGTTCCTTGTAAAGGAAGCAAGATATGGCGAAGGGTTTTCAACGGACCGGGAAGAATCAGTTTCGCACCGGGCCCGAACGTCAACACTCGGTGAGAGACGCTTCCGACGAGCCGTTCCTTGATCGGTCCAAGGCCTCGGCTTCCCAACAGGATCAGGTCCACCTTGAGTTGTTCCGCCAAGGCCACGATCTGGTCCGCGGGGGACCCGACGACCAAATGTTTCGTGACCGGGCCGGCATCCAGGGGAAGCAACGACACGATGCGATCCAACAGACGGGTTCCGTCGTCGCGCATGTTTCGCTCGACGGTCTCGTAGAGTTCTTGTGCGACTTCCGGCATCATCATAGGATAGGCCGGACTTGGGACATCGAGGACATGCACGAGGTGCAGGGCCTCGGCGCGAGCCAGATACTTAAGAGACCGAACCGCTTCGTACGAATGGTCCGATCCGTCGACAGTGAGCAACATTTTCATAGCGTCACCTTCAAAGGATAGATCCTCCGTCCCGTTTCACCACGCATCACCTGGGCAGCAAGGTCGTCGCGATCGTGAGGTAAATTCCCACGCTCAAAATGTCTTGCACGACGGTGGCGATCGGTCCGCTGGCCAAGGCGGGATCCGCGCCAAGGCGCACCAGTCCCAGCGGAAGCACACTGGCCATGATGGCGGCGACGACGGCCGTGATCCCCAGCGAGGCACCCACAACTATCGCCAAGGTCGGTTGCCCGTTCCACATCCACAGTCCCGTCGCAGCGACCACCGAGACAATCGTTCCGATGGCCGCCCCGATCGAGGCTTCTCTGATCAGCTGAGTCCAGAGCGCGACTTCTCCATAGGCCAATCGGCGAACCAAGACGGTCTCCGTTTGAGTCCCGACGGCATCGGCCATGTACACCACCAAGGGGAGAAAGAAGGAGAGGGCGACCTCACGTTTCAACGAACCTTCGAATGCCGAGGCCACGCCGCCGGCCAAAAATCCTCCGGCGAGGCCGACCATCAACCATGGGAGACGCGCACGCACGGCCGCGAGGGTCTGTTGTCCTGCGAGCGAGAGATCAAGATGGTCGATCCTGCTTAGCCCTCCCATGCGCAGAAAGTTGTCCACATGTTCTTCATGCAGCAGCGCCAACAGTCGTCCGATCGGAATAGCGCCCACCAACCGCCGTCTCCCATCGATGACGGCGACATCCGCGTCATGGCGTTCGACCGCGCGCAGCGCCACCGTCTCGGCGGGGTCGCCCGGCAGTACCTCGATGGGAGGGAGCCCTTCGAGATCGGCCAGCGCAGTCTGTTCCTCGGCCTGAAGCAGCCGTTCAATCGGGACCTGTCCGACGAGCACGGCGTGATCGTCGACCAGGTAAACATGTCCCACCTCATCCCATCTGCGGCCCCGAAGCGATTCAATTGTTTCGCCGACCGTGCGGTGTCTATCGCTCCGGGGAATGTCCAGCGTCATCAAGTCTGCAGCTGTCGCCATCCTATTTCCTCTGAGCCGATCGTTACCGGCAATCTGCGGGGCAGAAGAAAACAAGGTACATGACGATTGCGAGTCCTAAGCCTATCGCTCCCAGCAGGAGCCACCGTGCGCGTGTCATGCCGCTCTCCTAGTGGATCTTCAGCAAGTCCAATGCCGCTTACAAGAAGATCATCAGCGGAGAAGGGAGACGCGTAAGGAGTGAAAGGGAACAGTCGTGTTGCGGCGGAAAAACTTTGGCCACACCGGCGATCCGCTCACATCTTCTGGCGCTTTCTGCTACAGGGAGCGAAAGATCGCTGTGGCAGAGAGCCCCTTCTTGCGGAGGAGGAGCGTATAGTCGATGGCTTGACGGCAAGGCGAAGGTGACAAATGCGTGGTGTCTTCGAGCCATCAGCTATCAGCCATCAGTTCTGGTCCATGGCATCGCCCTTGCTCAAATTCCCACGGGAGGATCGTTCATGGACAAGGATAGTGATCTCTTCAAGTCCATCCTGGTTCCCGTGGATTTCTCCCCTTGTTCAAATGAAGCATTCCGCGTTGCCTGTCAGGTCGCACGGCTGTGCGGGGCGGTGCTGCTCGTGCTGCACGTGATCGATATCAGCGCCCTGGCCGCCTTCCATCGATTGGGATTGCTGGCCGTTCCGTCCGATGCCGCCCCGCAACGGCGGCGCTTGCGCCATCATGCCCGTCTCAACATAAGGCAGTTGTTGGAGTCGAAAGTCGCCGCACAGGTAAAGATCACACGCCTGATCGTGGAAGGGGCTCCCTTCGTCGAGATCGCCAAAGTCGCGCGCACGGGGAGTATCGATCTGGTCGTGATGGGAAGCTATGGTGGCCGGTCCGGCAGCGTGGACAAAATTTTCTTCGGCAGCACGGCGGAAAAAGTCGTTCGCACCGCGGGGTGTCCCGTACTGACCGTGCCGCTTGCCACATCCGCCGGACAACGGAACACGACAGGCTGACGAACAGGAGGGAGGACATCATGACGATGGGAGAATATCGGGCGCGGTGGCGGAGCGTGGGATTGATGGTAGCCATGGCATCCGTGGCATGCTTGGCGTTGTTG is a genomic window containing:
- a CDS encoding hydrolase — its product is MTSRHEQPVRITKGELILEGILGLTTGSRGVIIFAHGSGSGRLSPRNNFVARHLQQDGLATLLLDLLTEEESDDRRNVFDIDLLADRLLLAKAWLEAEPRTNNLSIGYFGASTGAGAALQAAAREPSNIKAVVSRGGRPDLAEPYLPSVTVPTLLIVGGQDEPVIEMNQAAYDLLTCEKKLIIVPGATHLFEEPGTLEQVADHAGRWFRRYLS
- a CDS encoding nicotinate phosphoribosyltransferase, which encodes MNPSTSALLTDLYELTMAQAYLEEGMEGSAVFEFFVRKLPPHRNFLVAAGLEQVLDYLSEWHFTREELAWLDQSKQLSSQFLHYLEALRFTGNVEAMLEGTIFFPHEPIVRIVAPLPQAQLVESRVMNLLNFQTMVASKAVRSVLAAERKPLIDFGLRRAHGAEAGLLAARACFLIGFAGTATVLAGMMYGIPQYGTMAHSFVQAHEDELIAFEHFAQARPDNVVLLLDTYDTEAAADKVVSLAKTLQAHGMTIKGVRLDSGDLADHARKVRRILDAGGLPGAQILVSGNLDEYRVSELVHTGAPIDSFAVGTAVTTSSDAPSLDCAYKLQEYAGRPSRKRSEGKATWPGRKQVFRFYRSDGGFDYDVVTTDHDQLSGEPLLHPVMTNGRRLAASPELAELRRHVVAQLGRLPEPLRVLEAVPAYDVRISPALQTLTQAVDRISNIL
- a CDS encoding nicotinamidase; translation: MISLTTSDALLITDIQRDFLPGGTLAISGSETVLPILDNYVRQFQARHLPMFMTRDWHPPDHCSFQPQGGPWPPHCVAGLPGSLPPSSFMTPPSAVIIYKAIDRDQEAYSAFHGTALDRHLRALKVRRLFIGGLATDYCVLNSVKDARILGYDVCLLADAIKAVNLRPDDGRRAEEEMIRLGAVSVRWERPGT